In Acaryochloris marina S15, a single genomic region encodes these proteins:
- a CDS encoding Photosystem I reaction center subunit IX — protein MKFFSTAPVIAFVFFTLTAGFLVELNRFFPDILFFPY, from the coding sequence ATGAAGTTTTTTAGTACGGCTCCTGTGATTGCTTTTGTCTTTTTTACCCTTACAGCAGGGTTCTTGGTTGAGCTTAATCGCTTTTTCCCAGATATCTTGTTTTTCCCTTACTAA
- a CDS encoding Photosystem I reaction center subunit III, producing the protein MRRLFAVLVVLTLWLGVVPPASADIGGLVPCSESPQFQERAAKARNTTGDPESGRKRFEMYSSALCGADDGLPRIIAGGPWSRAGDFLIPGLLFIYIAGGIGNASRNYQIANRKKNPKNPAMGEIIIDVPLALSSTIAALAWPLKALGEVTSGKLTVPDSDVTVSPR; encoded by the coding sequence ATGCGTCGATTGTTTGCTGTCCTTGTCGTTTTGACACTCTGGCTTGGTGTTGTCCCTCCAGCCTCTGCGGATATTGGTGGACTCGTTCCCTGTAGTGAGTCCCCCCAATTCCAAGAGCGGGCCGCTAAAGCTCGTAATACTACTGGTGATCCTGAATCTGGCCGGAAGCGTTTTGAAATGTATAGCAGCGCTTTGTGCGGTGCTGATGATGGTCTGCCCCGAATTATTGCAGGCGGACCTTGGAGCCGTGCCGGTGATTTTCTGATCCCTGGTCTGCTTTTCATCTACATCGCTGGTGGTATCGGTAATGCTAGCCGCAATTACCAAATTGCTAACCGCAAGAAGAATCCTAAGAACCCAGCAATGGGCGAAATCATTATTGATGTGCCTTTGGCTCTTTCTTCTACCATTGCCGCGTTAGCTTGGCCTCTCAAAGCTCTTGGGGAAGTCACTTCTGGTAAGTTGACTGTTCCAGATTCTGATGTTACGGTCTCACCGCGCTAA
- the tsaD gene encoding tRNA (adenosine(37)-N6)-threonylcarbamoyltransferase complex transferase subunit TsaD, which translates to MATVLAIETSCDETAAAVVKKRHILSNIVASQIEIHRPYGGVVPEVASRHHVESINDVVSKALSQANIDWLDIDGIAVTCAPGLVGALLVGLTAAKTLVLLHHKPLIGIHHLEGHIHASYLQNPDLVPPFLCLLVSGGHTSLIKVEDCGQYHTLGQTRDDAAGEAFDKVARLLGLGYPGGPAIDHIAKSGNPKAFALPEGKISLPEGGFHPYDSSFSGLKTAVLRLVESLQQEGEDVPVANIAASFQQTVAQGLTRRTIKCALDHGLSTITVGGGVAANSALRQHLLAAAEDKSLQVLFPPLSLCTDNAAMIACAGAEHLDRGHTSPLTLAALSRMPISKVMELYQG; encoded by the coding sequence ATGGCAACAGTTTTAGCAATTGAAACGAGTTGTGATGAAACTGCCGCTGCAGTTGTAAAAAAACGTCACATTTTAAGTAATATTGTTGCGTCCCAAATCGAAATTCATCGGCCCTATGGCGGTGTAGTACCAGAGGTCGCCTCCCGCCACCATGTGGAATCCATCAATGATGTCGTTAGCAAAGCCTTGTCCCAAGCCAATATAGATTGGCTAGACATTGATGGTATCGCTGTCACTTGTGCCCCTGGGCTGGTGGGAGCTCTGCTAGTTGGATTAACCGCAGCCAAAACCTTGGTCCTACTGCACCATAAACCCCTCATTGGGATTCACCATTTAGAAGGGCACATTCATGCGTCCTATCTTCAGAATCCTGATTTAGTCCCTCCTTTTCTTTGCCTACTAGTATCTGGTGGCCATACCAGCTTGATTAAGGTGGAAGACTGTGGCCAGTACCATACCCTAGGCCAAACCCGAGATGACGCAGCTGGAGAAGCCTTTGATAAAGTGGCTCGCCTACTGGGTCTGGGATATCCCGGTGGACCCGCCATTGATCACATTGCCAAGTCAGGCAATCCTAAAGCTTTTGCCCTACCTGAAGGAAAAATTTCTCTACCAGAAGGGGGCTTTCATCCCTATGACTCCAGCTTTAGCGGCTTAAAAACAGCCGTTCTGCGCTTAGTAGAATCCTTGCAGCAGGAAGGGGAAGACGTGCCCGTTGCAAATATTGCAGCCAGCTTTCAACAGACCGTTGCTCAAGGGCTGACTCGACGAACCATCAAATGTGCCTTGGACCATGGTTTATCGACCATTACAGTGGGCGGTGGTGTGGCCGCCAATAGTGCCCTACGACAACATTTATTAGCAGCTGCCGAAGACAAAAGTTTGCAAGTCCTGTTTCCGCCCCTATCTCTTTGTACAGACAATGCCGCTATGATCGCTTGTGCAGGTGCGGAACATTTAGATCGAGGCCATACCTCACCTCTTACCTTGGCTGCATTATCCCGAATGCCCATCTCTAAAGTGATGGAATTGTACCAAGGGTAA
- a CDS encoding ZIP family metal transporter, producing the protein MNLIVVGSVASLVAGLATGIGALPVLFVKTLTDRLQGIFLGFGGGVMLAATAFSLIVPGTDLAVGQGNTETQAALIMVLGILLGGGFLWLAHNNFPHEHFFKGQEGPSTSNMTRIWLFVVAITLHNFPEGMAVGVGFSGGSLSSGIALAIGIGLQNMPEGLVVAVALQSLNYSSLYALGVAFLTGLVEPIGGVVGASIISLAQPLLPWAMAFAAGAMLFVISDEIIPETSRKGIQQEGTLGIMLGFVVMMYLDVALG; encoded by the coding sequence ATGAATCTGATCGTGGTGGGGTCAGTCGCTAGCTTAGTAGCTGGACTGGCAACAGGTATCGGTGCATTGCCTGTATTATTCGTTAAAACTCTGACAGATCGCCTACAAGGTATTTTTCTCGGCTTTGGCGGTGGCGTCATGTTGGCAGCCACCGCCTTTTCCCTCATCGTGCCGGGCACAGACTTAGCAGTGGGCCAAGGCAATACCGAAACCCAGGCAGCTTTAATCATGGTGTTGGGCATTTTGCTGGGAGGTGGGTTCCTGTGGCTGGCCCACAATAATTTCCCCCACGAGCACTTCTTCAAAGGTCAGGAAGGCCCGTCAACCTCTAACATGACTCGCATCTGGCTATTTGTGGTCGCCATCACCCTGCACAATTTCCCAGAAGGGATGGCAGTAGGAGTGGGGTTTAGTGGAGGCTCCTTATCCAGCGGCATCGCCCTTGCCATTGGCATAGGCTTGCAAAATATGCCAGAAGGACTCGTGGTGGCCGTCGCTCTGCAGTCGCTTAACTACTCATCTCTCTACGCCCTAGGAGTAGCATTTCTCACAGGCCTAGTGGAGCCCATAGGCGGTGTCGTTGGCGCCAGTATTATCAGTCTGGCCCAACCCCTTTTACCCTGGGCAATGGCCTTTGCTGCAGGAGCCATGTTGTTTGTGATTAGCGATGAGATTATCCCTGAAACCAGCCGCAAAGGCATTCAACAGGAAGGGACTCTCGGCATCATGCTAGGTTTTGTAGTCATGATGTATTTAGATGTTGCCCTAGGGTAA
- a CDS encoding alpha/beta hydrolase, with amino-acid sequence MNRQRFLMLVAAIILIAISWFGVFKARSGLVVRSLTANDIPMIFIAPKNSDPVPGVLIAHGFAGSKQLMLGYGYTFAQAGYSSLLWDFSGHGANPAPLNMETLQPDLEVAYQALLEQPEVDPERLAILGHSMGSSAVMTASIEQRDRFDATIAVSPTRAGVTAEKPANLQLQVGSGEGQFVESARKLLQTAGGNNQNLVEGKGRKLIVVPKVEHITILFSDISHQSALQWLNQTFSQLKTSSYMDRRIGWYGLHLIGGLMALAAIVPSVAAPATPITSLKPWQNWGGLLAMPLAATAGVRLISQGVELENLGGLKVGGALGIWFLLGGLFWLGVQGLWPARTRWQGQFFPSKTVGIGLLVFILLWLAFGAMAQVVWVQWWLIPARLQLWPILSLACLPWFLASGIAQQEIGIGKRILWWLGQTIVLIAGLVWTISLVPQLGFVFLLLPVFPIFFGILSFVAAYVKDAWSYGIGSALFFGWSLAAAFPLVA; translated from the coding sequence ATGAATCGTCAGCGTTTTTTGATGTTGGTTGCAGCAATTATACTCATTGCAATCTCTTGGTTCGGAGTTTTTAAAGCCCGCTCAGGACTGGTGGTTCGTTCCTTGACGGCGAATGATATCCCCATGATTTTCATCGCGCCTAAAAATAGTGATCCGGTACCTGGCGTTTTAATTGCCCATGGCTTTGCCGGGTCTAAGCAACTGATGCTGGGGTATGGTTACACCTTTGCCCAAGCAGGCTATAGCAGTCTTTTGTGGGATTTTAGTGGACATGGTGCTAATCCTGCCCCGTTGAATATGGAGACCCTACAGCCGGATTTAGAGGTTGCCTATCAGGCCCTACTCGAACAGCCAGAAGTGGATCCAGAACGACTGGCAATTCTGGGACATTCCATGGGGAGTAGTGCGGTGATGACGGCCAGTATCGAACAACGAGATCGCTTCGACGCTACCATTGCCGTCTCACCCACCCGTGCAGGGGTGACTGCTGAGAAACCCGCCAACTTACAGCTCCAAGTGGGGAGTGGAGAAGGTCAATTTGTCGAGAGTGCTCGCAAACTGCTGCAAACTGCCGGAGGAAACAATCAAAACCTAGTTGAGGGTAAGGGAAGAAAGCTGATTGTTGTGCCTAAGGTTGAACACATCACCATCTTGTTTAGTGATATTAGCCACCAAAGTGCTCTGCAGTGGTTAAACCAAACCTTTAGCCAATTGAAGACCAGCAGCTATATGGACCGACGGATAGGCTGGTACGGCTTACACCTAATCGGCGGTTTGATGGCCCTTGCCGCCATTGTCCCTAGTGTTGCGGCTCCAGCAACTCCAATCACATCCCTCAAGCCTTGGCAAAACTGGGGAGGATTACTAGCTATGCCCCTAGCCGCTACTGCTGGCGTACGCCTTATCAGCCAGGGAGTAGAGTTGGAAAATTTGGGTGGACTAAAAGTAGGGGGAGCTTTAGGCATCTGGTTTTTGTTGGGTGGTCTGTTTTGGCTAGGGGTGCAAGGTCTATGGCCTGCTAGAACACGCTGGCAAGGTCAATTTTTCCCATCTAAAACCGTAGGGATAGGATTGCTGGTGTTTATCCTCTTATGGTTGGCCTTTGGAGCAATGGCTCAAGTCGTCTGGGTGCAATGGTGGTTAATCCCTGCCCGCTTGCAGCTATGGCCGATATTGTCTCTGGCCTGTTTACCTTGGTTCTTGGCCTCAGGTATTGCCCAACAAGAGATTGGGATAGGCAAGCGTATTTTATGGTGGCTAGGCCAGACCATTGTGTTGATTGCAGGATTAGTGTGGACGATTAGCCTGGTTCCCCAATTGGGATTTGTTTTTTTGCTGTTACCTGTCTTCCCCATCTTTTTTGGCATCCTCTCTTTTGTGGCTGCTTACGTGAAGGATGCTTGGAGTTATGGAATTGGCAGTGCATTGTTTTTTGGCTGGTCCTTGGCGGCTGCATTTCCGCTGGTTGCATAA